One segment of Macaca fascicularis isolate 582-1 chromosome 2, T2T-MFA8v1.1 DNA contains the following:
- the NPRL2 gene encoding GATOR1 complex protein NPRL2 isoform X9, which translates to MRRSPFVLHRVQMSTEGPIATPLPRSLKTSSPESCLTQSKCTSSPSQSCRTSLSLCEALARAMEKKLIGCPVCIEHKKYSRNALLFNLGFVCDAQAKTCALEPIVKKLAGYLTTLELESSFVSTEESKQKLVPIMTILLEELNASGRCTLPIDESNTIHLKVIEQRPDPPVAQEYDVPVFTKDKEDFFNSQWDLTTQQILPYIDGFRHVQKISAEADVELNLVLWRCDTGVHPPVLQCILPNAQGPGPGR; encoded by the exons ATGAGGAGGTCACCATTTGTACTACACCGAGTACAGATGTCCACTGAGGGGCCCATTGCCACTCCCCTTCCCAGGTCCCTGAAGACTTCATCTCCCGAGAGCTGTTTGACACAGTCCAAGTGTACATCATCACCAAGCCAGAGCTGCAGAACAAGCTTATCACTGTGTGAGGCCCTAGCTCGGG CCATGGAAAAGAAGCTGATCGGCTGTCCTGTGTGCATCGAACACAAGAAGTACAGCCGCAATGCCCTCCTCTTCAACCTGGGCTTCGTGTGTGATGCCCAGGCCAAGACCTGCGCCCTCGAGCCCATTGTTAAAAAGCTGGCTGGCTATCTGACCACACTAGAG CTAGAGAGCAGCTTCGTGTCCACGGAGGAGAGCAAGCAGAAGTTGGTGCCCATCATGACCATCTTGCTGGAGGAGCTAAATGCCTCGGGCCGGTGCACTCTGCCCATTG ATGAGTCCAACACCATCCACTTGAAGGTGATTGAGCAGCGGCCAGACCCTCCGGTGGCCCAGGAGTATGATGTACCTGTCTTTACCAAAGACAAGGAGGATTTCTTCAACTCACAGTGGGACCTCACTACACAACAA ATCCTGCCCTACATTGATGGGTTCCGCCACGTCCAGAAGATTTCAGCAGAGGCAGACGTGGAGCTCAACCTG GTACTATGGCGTTGTGACACTGGTGTCCATCCTCCAG TACTCCAATGTATACTGCCCAACGCCCAAGGTCCAGGACCTGGTAGATGA